In Prunus dulcis chromosome 1, ALMONDv2, whole genome shotgun sequence, the following are encoded in one genomic region:
- the LOC117638310 gene encoding uncharacterized zinc finger CCHC domain-containing protein At4g19190, whose product MEGEEEGGGIRLSKRFSDKGGGEVDYKTKSGTAWSHSYLNQKPWHPLSYPNQRRKWIAEQIQAQHQRRTEEVSREYAQEQEFFRQAALVSKKDKEKIEMMKAVSFMYVRPPGYNAESAKAAEIADESVREHHNNTSFEDPQTQTQTDAPSTSRPRPPECMPPSGEESKKPRLKDVFGRPLPTEQEFEILKNAPRMETGVPTRAKPFGVEVRNVKCVRCGAFGHQSGDRECPLKDAIMPNEEGRLKRDDPLTAILAHTDPSEPLKWELKQKPGISPPRGGFKPDDPNQQIVAEDIFDEYGGFLSGDVIPELLTNFSSQPRDKSKKKTKHKKKLSSPMSGEDGLSSSYEDDKRSKKKICKVNKKKHGHSESSPSEILEFDRHKVKSRDKHSYSFENSNNEKHQRSTKKRQKHSHSYGDSEICRHYKRDNSSDRCTNSSEDSEPDKHHRDVQRRRKHSFTVEDSYHEKHHRSRKVRQKHSHSYEDSKIDRHCRRDKSRESLNNSSEDSEPDRHLRSIKSRHRHSYSSEDSGTNRQNRNKKSRDRQSYSYVKTEDEKHHRSRNSRHKHSCI is encoded by the exons ATGGAAGGTGAAGAAGAGGGAGGAGGGATAAGGCTGAGCAAGAGATTTTCGGACAAAGGAGGAGGGGAGGTTGATTACAAGACCAAGTCAGGTACGGCCTGGAGCCACTCCTACCTCAACCAGAAGCCATGGCACCCTCTCTCTTACCCCAACCAACGCCGCAAGTGGATCGCAGAGCAGATCCAGGCCCAGCACCAGCGTCGCACCGAGGAGGTCTCCCGCGAG TATGCCCAAGAGCAGGAATTCTTTCGCCAGGCCGCTCTCGTCTCCAAGAAAGACAAGGAAAAG ATTGAGATGATGAAAGCTGTTAGCTTTATGTATGTTCGTCCACCTGGTTacaacgccgaaagtgccaaAGCTGCAGAGATTGCTGATGAGAGTGTAAGAGAGCACCATAATAACACCTCCTTTGAAGACCCACAAACACAAACGCAAACAGATGCCCCTTCCACTTCAAG GCCACGGCCACCAGAGTGTATGCCTCCTAGTGGCGAAGAATCCAAAAAACCAAGACTCAAAGACGTGTTTGGCCGTCCTTTACCAACGGAAcaagaatttgaaattttgaaaaatgctCCAAG gatgGAGACTGGTGTCCCTACGAGGGCAAAGCCATTTGGAGTTGAAGTGCGCAATGTGAAGTGCGTAAGGTGTGGAGCATTTGGTCACCAAAGTGGTGATCGTGAATGTCCGTTGAAGGATGCTATAATGCCTAATGAGGAGGGCCGATTGAAAAGGGATGACCCTTTGACTGCTATTCTTGCCCACACAGATCCTAGTGAG CCTCTAAAGTGGGAGCTCAAGCAAAAACCAGGAATTAGTCCTCCACGTGGAGGGTTTAAACCAGATGACCCCAACCAACAAATAGTTGCTGAGGACATATTTGACGAGTATGGAG GCTTCCTCAGTGGGGATGTCATCCCTGAGCTACTGACCAACTTCTCAAGCCAACCCAGGGACAAGTCCAAAAAGAAGACCAAGCACAAAAAAAAGCTGTCATCACCAATGAGTGGGGAAGACGGGTTGTCATCTTCTTATGAGGATGATAAGAggtcaaagaagaaaatatgcaaggtaaataaaaagaagcatGGTCATTCTGAATCGAGTCCATCAGAGATTTTGGAATTTGATAGACATAAAGTAAAGAGTAGAGACAAGCATTCTTATTCATTTGAGAattcaaataatgaaaaacaTCAGAGAAGTACAAAGAAAAGACAGAAGCATTCTCATTCATATGGAGATTCCGAGATTTGTAGGCATTACAAAAGGGACAACAGCAGTGACAGGTGTACTAATTCATCTGAAGATTCTGAACCTGACAAGCACCATAGAGATGTCCAGCGCAGACGCAAGCATTCTTTTACAGTTGAGGATTCGTATCATGAAAAACATCATAGAAGTAGAAAGGTCAGACAGAAGCATTCTCATTCATATGAAGATTCCAAAATTGATAGGCATTGCAGAAGGGACAAGAGCCGAGAGAGCTTGAATAATTCATCTGAAGATTCTGAGCCTGATAGGCACCTTAGAAGTATCAAGAGCAGACACCGGCATTCTTATTCATCTGAAGATTCTGGCACGAACAGgcaaaacagaaataaaaagagcCGGGATAGGCAGTCCTACTCGTATGTTAAAACCGAAGATGAGAAACATCATAGAAGTAGAAACAGCAGACACAAACACTCGTGTATCTGA